A DNA window from Allokutzneria albata contains the following coding sequences:
- a CDS encoding ABC transporter ATP-binding protein translates to MRAVLRAHDVRRSFGTVEVLSGVDLEVSAGEFVTLAGPSGSGKSALFAVLSGFDTADSGDVLLLGEPMTEHPSWSDCAVLPQVMGLADELTVAENVALPLRLRGEEPTARVQALLDELGIGALGDRYPTELSFGQRQRAALARALAPRPRLLLADEPTAHLDHATVPLVLGLLRRAADEGAAVLVASHDEEVHEAAHRRLRLVEGRVTAGDLTR, encoded by the coding sequence ATGAGGGCAGTCCTGCGCGCGCACGACGTCCGCCGCTCGTTCGGCACGGTCGAAGTGCTCAGCGGCGTCGACCTGGAGGTGTCCGCGGGCGAGTTCGTGACGCTGGCCGGCCCCTCCGGCTCCGGCAAGAGCGCGCTGTTCGCCGTGCTGAGCGGCTTCGACACCGCCGACTCCGGCGACGTGCTGCTGCTCGGCGAGCCGATGACCGAGCACCCCTCCTGGTCGGATTGCGCGGTGCTGCCCCAGGTCATGGGCCTCGCCGACGAGCTGACGGTGGCGGAGAACGTCGCGCTCCCCTTGCGCCTGCGCGGCGAGGAGCCCACTGCTCGCGTCCAGGCCCTGCTCGACGAGCTCGGCATCGGCGCGCTCGGCGACCGCTACCCCACCGAGCTGTCGTTCGGGCAGCGGCAGCGCGCGGCGCTCGCCCGAGCCCTCGCGCCCCGTCCGCGCCTGTTGCTGGCCGATGAGCCGACCGCGCACCTCGACCACGCGACCGTGCCCCTGGTGCTCGGGCTCCTGCGCCGCGCCGCCGATGAGGGCGCCGCGGTGCTCGTGGCCTCCCACGACGAGGAGGTCCACGAGGCGGCGCACCGGCGGCTTCGGCTGGTCGAGGGCCGTGTCACCGCCGGTGACCTGACCCGCTAG
- a CDS encoding ABC transporter ATP-binding protein has product MADNVLELRGVRVDYPTPSGPVTALDDVHLTVPERGLTVLAGPSGSGKSTLLRLLGLVEQPTGGTVFYGGAAVTGLAHRRLRKLRRNRVVMIFQNPAENLFDYLTVGENLRAAAQLAGRSAPQPDLLARLGLPGTEDWRISALSGGQQQRLAFACALATGAEVVLADEPTSQLDARSATLVLETLAELATWDVTVVAASHDDRLIELGEPVVRLRDGRIQR; this is encoded by the coding sequence GTGGCTGACAACGTCCTGGAACTGCGTGGCGTCCGGGTGGACTACCCGACCCCGTCCGGCCCCGTCACCGCGTTGGACGACGTGCACCTGACGGTTCCCGAGCGCGGGCTGACCGTGCTCGCCGGGCCGTCCGGTTCGGGGAAGTCCACGCTGTTGCGCCTGCTCGGCCTGGTGGAGCAGCCGACCGGGGGAACGGTGTTCTACGGCGGCGCGGCGGTGACCGGACTGGCCCACCGCAGGCTGCGGAAGCTGCGCAGGAACCGCGTCGTGATGATCTTCCAGAACCCGGCGGAGAACCTGTTCGACTACCTCACCGTCGGCGAGAACCTGCGCGCCGCAGCGCAGCTCGCCGGGCGCTCGGCCCCGCAACCGGACCTGCTGGCGCGCCTGGGCCTGCCGGGCACCGAGGACTGGCGGATCAGCGCGCTCTCCGGCGGTCAGCAGCAACGGCTGGCCTTCGCGTGCGCACTGGCGACGGGGGCGGAGGTGGTGCTGGCCGACGAGCCGACCTCGCAGCTGGACGCCCGTTCGGCGACGCTGGTGCTGGAAACCCTCGCCGAGCTGGCAACCTGGGACGTGACCGTGGTGGCCGCCTCGCACGACGACCGGCTGATCGAGCTGGGCGAGCCGGTGGTGCGCCTGCGCGACGGGAGGATCCAACGATGA
- a CDS encoding FtsX-like permease family protein, with translation MRLPWTRAPRAALASVSTVLVAALAGLVLAFVVTAAISHTVASGSAAVAYQTGRGCPMIVTPTLDGERLHPSQVEQAVRTGAEAAARNGFDGVLAGRYTAVARMDFNGKTPWLRLGHREGAADHVKVISGGERSGLWLPRSIAEAGAVKLGDRGLSGLLPPVTTIFEDVAAPSGNWWCSEERYVVANPLAGEGRTAALGFLPDRAEFDQLMTRMPAHYTVTLRFPHQLPTTLSEAHELSRRSTALLNDMNGLGGQFTRSELLRRGIELSEQARTSVLLAVLPLTAVTVLVGMVAVGAVAIQWCQRRRAEVRLLWVRGVSPAALGGKAVLELVVPFVLGGAAGVGLGRLALPLFAPSTALEPGTFGLTAAIVAAVLGVAVLVVGATTAVHVRHTFQAKPRNRRVLRWIPWEMGTSALAVWSWTRLLNGALTVQRGEVLPRIDPIALAFPLLVVLTAAGLISRVLGVSLGASHRLHVWSWPSVQLAVRRLAISRTTATGVLTVAALAVGTVAVGYGVASAQQNALDDKSGMIVGANTAVQLPLAVAEGKVRIPEELRSTTTLVGDAPGLVNGNQVRVLVVDRASFERVAWSLSSTDIGNALTKLGPRDASGTAPALRVGTTPEGQWEPVNGVKLRTVASVPQFPGFGVDKGYVIAREALPNAYDAAAWRLWSTSTDINQFTARLTAGGIRYFNPQSRTKVIDALPFYVVGWTFSFITALGAVLAVLAACSLLLSVEVRRRQNALFTALATRMGLRRRTLVSSHLVELGVIAALATVVGTATGVISAALSAARLDPAPRLAPLPAVPNPVPFVLLTTLAAAAVVVLAGAIAVRAARTARAGELLRG, from the coding sequence ATGCGCCTCCCATGGACCCGTGCGCCCCGCGCCGCGCTCGCCAGCGTCTCGACCGTGCTCGTCGCGGCGCTGGCCGGTCTCGTGCTCGCGTTCGTGGTCACGGCCGCGATCAGCCACACGGTCGCCAGCGGTTCGGCCGCCGTCGCCTACCAGACCGGCCGCGGTTGCCCGATGATCGTCACGCCCACGCTCGACGGTGAACGCCTGCACCCGTCACAGGTGGAGCAGGCGGTGCGGACCGGAGCGGAGGCCGCGGCGCGCAACGGTTTCGACGGCGTGCTCGCCGGGCGCTACACGGCGGTGGCGCGGATGGACTTCAACGGCAAGACCCCGTGGCTGCGGCTCGGCCACCGCGAGGGTGCCGCCGACCACGTCAAGGTCATCTCCGGTGGCGAGCGCTCCGGGCTGTGGCTGCCCAGGAGCATCGCCGAGGCGGGCGCGGTGAAGCTCGGCGACCGGGGGCTCAGCGGGCTGCTCCCGCCGGTGACCACGATCTTCGAGGACGTCGCGGCGCCGAGCGGGAACTGGTGGTGCAGCGAGGAACGCTACGTCGTGGCCAATCCCCTTGCCGGGGAAGGCAGAACGGCCGCACTGGGGTTCCTGCCCGACCGCGCCGAGTTCGACCAGCTCATGACGAGGATGCCCGCCCACTACACGGTCACCCTGCGCTTCCCGCACCAGCTCCCGACGACGCTCAGCGAGGCCCACGAGCTGTCCAGGCGCTCGACCGCGCTGCTGAACGACATGAACGGTCTGGGGGGCCAGTTCACCCGGAGCGAGTTGCTGCGCCGCGGCATCGAACTCTCCGAGCAGGCCAGGACGAGCGTGCTGCTCGCGGTGCTGCCGCTGACGGCTGTCACCGTCCTGGTCGGCATGGTCGCGGTCGGCGCGGTCGCCATCCAGTGGTGTCAGCGCCGCCGCGCCGAGGTCCGGCTGCTGTGGGTGCGCGGAGTCTCCCCCGCCGCACTGGGCGGCAAAGCCGTGCTGGAACTGGTCGTGCCGTTCGTGCTCGGCGGCGCCGCCGGTGTCGGATTGGGCCGACTCGCACTGCCGTTGTTCGCACCCAGTACCGCGTTGGAGCCTGGCACGTTCGGCCTCACCGCCGCGATCGTCGCCGCGGTGCTCGGTGTCGCGGTGCTCGTGGTGGGAGCCACCACCGCCGTTCACGTGCGCCACACCTTCCAGGCCAAGCCGAGGAACCGCCGCGTTCTGCGCTGGATCCCTTGGGAAATGGGCACATCCGCGCTCGCGGTGTGGTCGTGGACCCGGCTGCTCAACGGTGCGCTCACCGTGCAGCGCGGCGAGGTCCTGCCGCGGATCGACCCGATCGCATTGGCCTTCCCGCTGCTCGTGGTGCTGACCGCGGCCGGGCTGATCTCGCGCGTGCTCGGTGTCTCCCTCGGCGCTTCGCACCGGCTGCACGTGTGGTCCTGGCCGTCAGTGCAGCTCGCGGTGCGACGGCTGGCGATCTCCAGGACCACCGCGACCGGCGTGCTGACCGTGGCCGCACTGGCGGTGGGCACGGTAGCGGTCGGCTACGGCGTCGCGAGCGCGCAGCAGAACGCCCTCGACGACAAGTCCGGCATGATCGTCGGCGCGAACACCGCGGTGCAGCTGCCGCTCGCGGTTGCCGAGGGCAAGGTCCGGATTCCTGAGGAACTGCGTTCCACGACCACCCTGGTCGGCGACGCACCCGGCCTGGTCAACGGCAACCAGGTCCGCGTGCTCGTGGTCGACCGCGCGAGCTTCGAACGCGTCGCGTGGTCCTTGTCGTCGACCGACATCGGCAACGCGCTCACCAAGCTCGGCCCGCGCGACGCGTCCGGAACGGCTCCCGCGCTCCGGGTCGGCACGACGCCCGAGGGCCAGTGGGAGCCGGTGAACGGGGTCAAGCTCCGCACCGTGGCTTCGGTGCCGCAGTTCCCCGGATTCGGGGTCGACAAGGGATACGTGATCGCGCGCGAGGCGTTGCCGAACGCCTACGACGCGGCCGCGTGGCGGTTGTGGAGCACGTCCACCGACATCAACCAGTTCACCGCGCGGCTCACGGCGGGCGGGATCCGCTACTTCAACCCCCAGAGCCGGACCAAGGTGATCGACGCGTTGCCGTTCTACGTGGTCGGTTGGACGTTCTCGTTCATCACCGCGCTCGGCGCGGTCCTCGCGGTGCTGGCGGCCTGCTCGCTGCTGCTCTCCGTCGAAGTGCGCAGGCGGCAGAACGCCCTGTTCACCGCGCTGGCGACGCGGATGGGGCTGCGGCGGCGAACCCTGGTGTCCAGTCATCTCGTGGAGCTGGGCGTGATCGCGGCGCTGGCCACCGTCGTCGGCACGGCGACCGGAGTGATCAGCGCGGCCCTCTCCGCGGCGCGGCTCGACCCCGCGCCCCGGCTGGCGCCCTTGCCCGCCGTCCCGAACCCGGTCCCGTTCGTGCTGCTGACCACGCTCGCCGCCGCGGCGGTCGTGGTGCTGGCGGGTGCGATCGCGGTGCGGGCGGCCCGAACCGCACGAGCCGGGGAGCTGCTGCGTGGCTGA
- a CDS encoding exonuclease domain-containing protein, producing the protein MAGGYAVLDVETTGLSSGWHDRVVEIGVVLLDRDGAVTGDWCTLVNPGRDLGPQHIHGITAAEVRRAPAFPEIAAELAGLLAGRVIVAHNLAFDARFVAAEFARAGMGVPVRSDLGLCTMELSKSYLKTSSRSLAACCAVAGIPLQRAHSALDDAYAAAGLMVTYLGLEAARPEPWAELVDGALVRPWPLSPGGPAVPTVRRGTTETGLFVERIPRSYDAVAVLSEVDGYLEVLDRTLIDRVLSASEQDELVEAATVRGIDRAMADALHRRYLAEFAPPSPADRAAVADLLGLPAELADRPAERAVWGTFALRPGDRITFTGETVKPRELWQDEARSAGLVVSPPNICKWTRVLVAADPDSLSAKARKARDYRVPVVVEDGFARLLAEMPRTG; encoded by the coding sequence GTGGCGGGCGGATACGCGGTGCTCGACGTGGAGACCACGGGCCTGTCCTCGGGATGGCACGACCGGGTCGTCGAGATCGGCGTGGTGCTGCTCGACCGGGACGGGGCGGTCACGGGGGACTGGTGCACGCTCGTCAACCCCGGCCGGGACCTGGGGCCGCAGCACATCCACGGCATCACGGCCGCCGAAGTGCGCAGGGCGCCCGCCTTCCCGGAGATCGCCGCAGAGCTGGCCGGGCTGCTCGCCGGGCGGGTGATCGTCGCGCACAACCTCGCCTTCGACGCGCGCTTCGTCGCCGCGGAGTTCGCCAGGGCGGGCATGGGTGTGCCGGTGCGCTCGGACCTCGGTCTGTGCACGATGGAGCTGTCGAAGAGCTACTTGAAGACCTCGTCGCGCTCGCTCGCGGCCTGCTGCGCGGTGGCCGGGATTCCCCTGCAGCGCGCGCACTCCGCCCTCGACGACGCTTACGCGGCGGCCGGGCTGATGGTGACCTACCTCGGGTTGGAGGCGGCGCGGCCGGAGCCGTGGGCGGAGCTGGTGGACGGCGCGCTGGTCCGGCCCTGGCCGTTGAGCCCCGGCGGTCCGGCCGTGCCGACCGTGCGCAGGGGGACGACGGAGACCGGGCTGTTCGTCGAGCGCATACCGCGTTCGTACGACGCAGTGGCAGTGTTGTCTGAAGTGGACGGTTATCTCGAGGTGCTGGACCGGACGCTGATCGACCGCGTGCTCAGCGCCAGCGAACAGGACGAACTGGTGGAAGCGGCGACGGTGCGCGGGATCGACCGCGCGATGGCCGATGCGCTGCACCGCAGGTATCTCGCCGAGTTCGCGCCGCCGAGCCCGGCTGATCGCGCGGCCGTCGCCGACCTGCTCGGGCTGCCCGCGGAACTGGCCGACCGTCCCGCCGAGCGCGCCGTTTGGGGAACGTTCGCGCTCCGGCCGGGCGACCGGATCACCTTCACCGGCGAGACGGTCAAGCCGCGCGAGCTGTGGCAGGACGAGGCTCGCTCCGCCGGGCTCGTGGTGTCCCCGCCGAACATCTGCAAGTGGACCAGGGTGCTCGTCGCGGCCGACCCGGACTCGTTGTCCGCCAAGGCCCGCAAGGCGCGGGACTACCGCGTTCCCGTGGTCGTCGAGGACGGGTTCGCGCGGCTGCTCGCGGAGATGCCCCGTACCGGCTGA
- a CDS encoding FHA domain-containing protein, whose protein sequence is MNVVARVEGPGELPRGKPWNLPGALVVRTVAGAAAAAPVEGARVRFGRGRPEDPDKPADVTVGADDKKISRQHGLLVHRQGWWYLSNTGKLPIEVGGYVLRGDGESVPLRAGVTSVLITTPAGRHHVVELFVNGGDGALPPPLFGQHTAPGHVWPLSDRERLVLTVLGQEYLRNNPHAQPIARNQAATQLAELRPEDDWNVRKMDRVVEAVRLRLSRKGVFGLVEADLPQPIGNLLSHNLLTELIVRTPSLTRSDLMVLEDDG, encoded by the coding sequence ATGAACGTCGTCGCACGCGTCGAGGGACCCGGCGAGCTGCCCCGGGGCAAGCCGTGGAACCTGCCCGGCGCCCTCGTGGTCCGGACCGTCGCGGGCGCCGCGGCGGCGGCACCGGTGGAGGGCGCGCGGGTGCGGTTCGGCCGGGGCCGCCCGGAGGACCCGGACAAGCCCGCCGACGTCACGGTCGGCGCGGACGACAAGAAGATCAGCAGGCAGCACGGCCTGCTCGTGCACCGGCAGGGCTGGTGGTACCTGAGCAACACCGGCAAGCTGCCCATCGAGGTCGGCGGGTACGTGCTGCGCGGCGACGGCGAGTCGGTGCCGCTGCGCGCCGGGGTGACCTCGGTGCTGATCACCACTCCGGCGGGCCGCCACCACGTGGTGGAGCTGTTCGTCAACGGCGGTGACGGCGCACTGCCGCCGCCGCTGTTCGGCCAGCACACCGCGCCGGGGCACGTCTGGCCGCTCTCCGACCGGGAACGCCTCGTGCTGACCGTGCTCGGCCAGGAGTACCTGCGGAACAACCCGCACGCCCAGCCGATCGCCCGCAACCAGGCCGCGACCCAGCTCGCCGAGCTGCGGCCCGAGGACGACTGGAACGTGCGGAAGATGGACCGCGTGGTGGAGGCCGTGCGCCTGCGGCTGTCCCGCAAGGGCGTGTTCGGGCTCGTCGAGGCCGACCTGCCGCAGCCGATCGGCAACCTGCTCAGCCACAACCTGCTCACCGAGCTGATCGTGCGCACACCGAGCCTCACCCGCTCCGACCTCATGGTCCTGGAGGATGACGGCTGA
- a CDS encoding serine/threonine-protein kinase produces MDDTEDGYLDDVAWEQLPAYRRRTALSRTNMSTVYLAEDRTHHDRLVALKVQASSPGLSERFERESRIAVTLKHPNVVPVYAAGEVGQLRYLAMRYVHGRNLRELLNERGGVLSLQETLRIVGQVAAALDSTHELGLVHRDVKPANIMIEEGTDHVYLCDFGIAKDVGLKGLTATGVFVGTPDYSSPEQVRGGAIDHRTDVYSLAVVVQHCLTGSPSTRLSATPAINRVLAKALAPDPADRYNSCAELVNALATAKARRTKAVTITAAGVVAVVTAASVLLSGNKNPVAVERITEALRGDCTATTPTTITCRTAEGQETVTELFTDQAGVDQAYAGAVRTAGVSKGGDCSGANGAEHRYPSTGKEKGRVLCYARDGVANVVWTDAAARTVTRMEAPQDEPLRRAWTAWTRSTAPFPTDDERATIAVASGANCARASLDGFPDAVAGVTCTPLGMGPHQVSYYRFASLPELRGQFTGMVDQAKAPVGVSCASAPGFLGTQRHDWLGTDIGQLLCRPAPNGALSIAWTTEPLSIIGVVTGADPRAVHGWWTQWHLAPLDRIVEATNAQSSPPFPTDDERTLLDHIPPASRKHCVRTAPGLKWQDIGAVPAVGVACGRTSGAELVAYYQFQDVAIMRAVHGSGGSQDKDCRNFPEGFNGESSYSRGGSTGNLRCSTSKETGERGMSWTDERLVIRVVAHRGTSPVAMIDWWTHDAGPI; encoded by the coding sequence GTGGACGACACAGAAGACGGCTACCTCGACGACGTCGCCTGGGAGCAGCTCCCCGCTTACCGCCGCCGCACCGCGCTCTCCCGGACGAACATGAGCACGGTCTACCTCGCCGAGGACCGCACGCACCACGACCGCCTCGTCGCGCTCAAGGTCCAGGCGTCCTCCCCCGGCCTGAGCGAACGGTTCGAGCGCGAGTCCCGCATCGCGGTGACCCTCAAGCACCCCAACGTGGTCCCGGTGTACGCCGCCGGGGAGGTCGGGCAGCTGCGCTACCTCGCGATGCGCTACGTCCACGGGCGGAACCTGCGGGAGCTGCTGAACGAGCGGGGCGGTGTCCTGAGCTTGCAGGAGACGCTGCGCATCGTCGGCCAGGTCGCCGCGGCGCTGGACAGCACGCACGAGCTGGGGCTGGTCCACCGCGACGTGAAGCCGGCGAACATCATGATCGAAGAGGGCACCGACCACGTGTACCTCTGCGACTTCGGCATCGCGAAGGACGTCGGGCTGAAGGGGCTCACCGCGACGGGCGTGTTCGTCGGCACCCCGGACTACTCCTCGCCGGAGCAGGTCCGCGGCGGGGCGATCGACCACCGGACCGATGTGTACTCGCTCGCGGTGGTCGTCCAGCACTGCTTGACCGGCTCACCCTCCACCCGGCTCAGCGCGACCCCGGCGATCAACCGCGTGCTCGCGAAGGCGCTCGCGCCCGACCCGGCCGATCGCTACAACTCCTGTGCGGAGCTGGTGAACGCGCTCGCCACCGCGAAAGCACGCCGCACCAAAGCCGTCACCATCACCGCAGCCGGAGTCGTCGCGGTGGTGACTGCGGCGTCGGTGTTGTTGAGCGGCAACAAGAATCCGGTTGCCGTCGAGCGCATCACGGAAGCACTGCGCGGCGACTGCACGGCCACGACACCGACGACGATCACCTGCCGCACCGCCGAGGGCCAGGAAACCGTAACGGAGCTGTTCACCGACCAGGCCGGAGTCGATCAGGCGTACGCGGGAGCGGTGCGAACAGCCGGGGTAAGCAAAGGTGGCGACTGCTCTGGCGCGAACGGCGCAGAGCACCGCTATCCCTCAACAGGCAAGGAAAAGGGCCGCGTCCTCTGCTACGCGCGAGACGGCGTGGCGAACGTCGTCTGGACCGACGCCGCCGCGCGAACGGTGACCCGCATGGAAGCGCCGCAGGACGAGCCGCTGCGGCGAGCGTGGACGGCGTGGACTCGTTCCACCGCACCGTTTCCCACCGATGACGAGCGAGCCACGATCGCGGTGGCCTCCGGGGCGAACTGCGCGCGGGCGAGCCTGGACGGTTTCCCCGACGCCGTCGCCGGAGTCACCTGCACGCCGCTCGGCATGGGGCCCCACCAGGTCAGCTACTACCGCTTCGCGTCGTTGCCGGAGCTGCGCGGCCAGTTCACCGGCATGGTCGACCAAGCCAAGGCACCCGTGGGTGTCTCGTGCGCATCGGCTCCGGGTTTCCTCGGGACGCAACGACACGATTGGCTCGGCACGGATATCGGCCAGCTGCTGTGCCGCCCGGCTCCCAACGGCGCACTGAGCATCGCGTGGACGACGGAGCCGCTGTCGATCATCGGCGTGGTGACCGGCGCCGATCCGCGCGCGGTGCACGGGTGGTGGACGCAGTGGCACCTCGCGCCGCTGGACCGGATCGTCGAGGCGACCAACGCGCAGTCGAGCCCGCCGTTCCCGACCGACGACGAGCGGACGCTGCTCGACCACATCCCGCCCGCGTCGCGGAAGCACTGCGTGCGCACGGCGCCCGGCCTGAAGTGGCAGGACATCGGCGCGGTCCCGGCCGTCGGTGTCGCATGTGGACGGACGAGCGGCGCCGAACTCGTTGCCTACTACCAGTTCCAGGACGTCGCCATCATGCGCGCGGTGCACGGCTCGGGTGGTTCGCAGGACAAGGACTGCCGGAACTTCCCCGAGGGCTTCAACGGCGAGAGCAGCTACTCGCGCGGGGGCAGCACCGGGAACCTGCGGTGCTCCACCTCCAAGGAAACCGGCGAGCGCGGCATGTCCTGGACCGACGAACGGCTCGTGATCCGCGTCGTCGCGCACCGCGGCACCTCACCGGTCGCGATGATCGACTGGTGGACCCACGACGCCGGGCCGATCTAG
- a CDS encoding HelD family protein, translating into MSTVSNAPETGETAALAAEQEYVARLYDRFDTLREQAQQFLSSALRQVPDSEQAHTERNAATRLHTEQLAQYAAAETGLCFGKLEFSDDTDRYVGLMGILDEENDYEPLLVDWRAPAARPFYVATGARTEGVRMRRHLRIRKRTVIGVDDELLDLSGVEDADGVTGETALLAALNAKRTGRMTDIVRTIQAEQDTIIRSPLHGVLVVQGGPGTGKTAVALHRAAYLLYTHREQLAKRGVLVVGPNPEFLNYISQVLPSLGETGVLMATVGDLYPDVRPRLTEPDAVAEIKGRSDMVSVLAKAVADRQRVPDEPMEIVFERETLLLQPAAVERAKAAALRLGTVHNRAEPTFSAAIVKELTRLVAEGLGADLLEPGDLADIARELREEPDVIAALDWLWPVLTPQRLLKELYASPELLESAFPHLSAEERALLHRPEHYGWTPADVPLLDEAMELLGEDDRAAKALAEKKRRERLEFAEGVVDIMRIDEEVADDDVLMAMNMITADHLAERHERSSNLTTAERAAQDRTWTFGHVIVDEAQELSAMAWRLVMRRAPARSMTLVGDVAQTGDLAGAESWEQVLAPHVENRWRMEELTVNYRTPAEIMRVAAAVLREFAPPIAEPKSVRSTGVPPWCLPVTADDLPARLAELVEKELAEVGEGTLVVITPGALRDVVPPVGRVSVLTVREAKGLEFDAVIVVEPAMIRDESPKGLNDLYVALTRATQRLGIVHSTPLPDSLAGALS; encoded by the coding sequence TTGTCAACCGTCTCGAATGCGCCGGAAACGGGCGAGACCGCCGCGCTCGCCGCTGAGCAGGAGTACGTGGCCCGACTGTACGACCGCTTCGACACCCTGCGTGAGCAGGCACAACAGTTCCTCTCCTCGGCGCTGCGGCAGGTCCCGGACTCGGAGCAGGCACACACCGAAAGAAATGCCGCGACCCGCCTCCACACCGAACAACTGGCGCAGTACGCGGCCGCCGAAACGGGCTTGTGCTTCGGCAAGCTCGAATTCAGCGACGACACCGACCGCTATGTCGGCCTGATGGGCATTCTCGACGAGGAAAACGACTACGAGCCGCTGCTGGTGGACTGGCGGGCGCCCGCGGCGCGGCCGTTCTACGTGGCGACGGGGGCGCGCACCGAGGGCGTCCGGATGCGCAGGCACCTGCGCATCCGCAAGCGCACCGTGATCGGTGTCGACGACGAACTGCTGGACCTCTCCGGTGTCGAGGACGCCGACGGCGTCACCGGCGAGACGGCGCTGCTGGCCGCGCTCAACGCCAAGCGCACGGGGCGGATGACCGACATCGTCCGCACCATCCAGGCCGAGCAGGACACCATCATCCGCTCGCCGCTGCACGGGGTCCTGGTCGTGCAGGGCGGGCCGGGAACCGGCAAGACCGCGGTGGCGCTGCACCGGGCCGCCTACCTGCTGTACACCCACCGCGAGCAGCTGGCGAAGCGCGGTGTGCTCGTGGTCGGGCCGAACCCGGAGTTCCTGAACTACATCTCCCAGGTGCTGCCCTCGCTCGGCGAGACCGGCGTGCTGATGGCCACGGTCGGCGACCTCTACCCCGACGTGCGGCCGCGGCTGACCGAGCCCGATGCCGTCGCGGAGATCAAGGGCCGGTCCGACATGGTGTCCGTTCTGGCCAAGGCCGTCGCCGATCGCCAGCGGGTGCCGGACGAGCCGATGGAGATCGTTTTCGAACGCGAGACGCTCCTGCTGCAGCCCGCGGCGGTGGAGCGGGCGAAGGCCGCCGCGCTGCGCCTGGGCACGGTGCACAACCGCGCCGAGCCGACGTTCTCCGCCGCGATCGTCAAGGAGCTGACCCGGCTGGTCGCCGAGGGGCTCGGTGCGGACCTGCTGGAGCCGGGCGATCTCGCCGACATCGCGCGGGAGCTGCGCGAGGAGCCCGATGTGATCGCCGCGCTGGACTGGCTGTGGCCGGTGTTGACGCCGCAGCGGCTGCTCAAGGAGCTCTACGCCTCCCCCGAGCTGCTGGAGTCCGCCTTCCCGCACCTGTCCGCCGAGGAGCGCGCGCTGCTGCACCGGCCGGAGCACTACGGCTGGACGCCCGCCGACGTGCCGCTGCTGGACGAGGCGATGGAGCTGCTCGGGGAGGACGACCGGGCCGCGAAGGCGCTGGCGGAGAAGAAGCGGCGGGAGCGCCTGGAGTTCGCCGAGGGCGTCGTCGACATCATGCGCATCGACGAGGAGGTCGCCGACGACGACGTGCTGATGGCGATGAACATGATCACCGCCGATCACCTCGCCGAGCGGCACGAGCGCTCCAGCAACCTGACCACCGCCGAGCGCGCCGCGCAGGACCGCACGTGGACCTTCGGGCACGTCATCGTGGACGAGGCGCAGGAGCTGTCCGCGATGGCGTGGCGGCTGGTCATGCGGCGGGCCCCCGCGCGGTCGATGACCCTCGTCGGCGATGTCGCGCAGACCGGTGACCTCGCCGGCGCCGAGTCGTGGGAGCAGGTGCTCGCCCCGCACGTGGAGAACCGGTGGCGGATGGAGGAGCTGACCGTCAACTACCGCACCCCCGCCGAGATCATGCGCGTCGCCGCCGCCGTCCTCCGCGAGTTCGCCCCACCCATCGCCGAGCCCAAGTCCGTGCGCAGCACCGGCGTCCCCCCGTGGTGCCTTCCGGTCACCGCCGACGACCTCCCCGCCCGCCTCGCCGAACTGGTCGAGAAGGAGCTGGCGGAGGTCGGCGAGGGCACCCTCGTCGTCATCACCCCCGGCGCCCTCCGTGACGTGGTGCCCCCGGTCGGCCGGGTCAGCGTCCTCACCGTGCGCGAGGCCAAGGGCCTGGAGTTCGACGCCGTCATCGTCGTGGAGCCCGCGATGATCCGCGACGAGTCCCCGAAGGGTTTGAACGATTTGTACGTCGCCCTGACCCGCGCCACCCAGCGCCTCGGCATCGTGCATTCGACGCCGCTCCCGGATTCGCTGGCGGGGGCGCTTTCCTAG
- a CDS encoding GbsR/MarR family transcriptional regulator — MGESEFGNEELAAFIERSAAMLADVGWPRMPARVFIALLVSDSGRLTAAELAETLRVSPAAISGAVRYLSDTQIAVRDREPGTRRDHFQVSGPMWQQTVLSRQRLFERWADALAEGIEVLGADTPAGARMRETLAFFRFMETEMPQLLAKWRTHLAEKGD, encoded by the coding sequence GTGGGCGAGTCCGAGTTCGGCAACGAGGAACTGGCCGCGTTCATCGAGCGCTCTGCGGCCATGCTCGCCGACGTCGGCTGGCCGAGGATGCCCGCGCGCGTCTTCATCGCACTGCTGGTCAGCGATTCCGGCAGGCTGACCGCGGCCGAACTGGCCGAGACGCTGCGGGTGTCCCCCGCGGCGATCTCCGGGGCCGTGCGCTACCTCAGCGACACCCAGATCGCGGTGCGCGACCGCGAGCCCGGCACGCGCCGCGACCACTTCCAGGTGAGCGGTCCGATGTGGCAGCAGACCGTGCTCAGCAGGCAGCGGTTGTTCGAGCGGTGGGCGGACGCCCTGGCCGAGGGCATCGAGGTGCTGGGCGCGGACACGCCCGCCGGCGCCCGGATGCGGGAGACGCTGGCGTTCTTCCGGTTCATGGAGACCGAGATGCCCCAGCTGCTGGCGAAGTGGCGCACGCACCTGGCCGAAAAAGGGGATTAG